CTGCGGGAGCTGCGCGTCGGAAGTGGGGTCGTTCGCCGCGATGGGCGAGCTGATCAAGGGCGTCCATCCGGACGACCTGCTGCCCCACCCGCCGGACCCGCAGGTGGAGTCCCTGCTGGTGCACCGCGCCGCCAAGGAACGCAGGCGCCGCAGCCTGCACCGGGGCTTCCTGACCGCCGCCGCGTGCCTGGTGGTGGCGGCCGGCGTCTTCCTGGCCGTCAGCTCGGTGACCAGCGGGCCCAACCCCGACAGCATCCACGGCCCGGCCCGCGAGCTGCTCATGACCGGCCGCACCTACTCCGTCACCGACCCGGCCACCGGCGTGACCGGGCTCGTCGGCCTGGAGGACAAGGGCTGGGGCACGCACGTCGCGCTGGAGCTCAAGGGCGTCAAGGGGCCGCTGCAGTGCCGGCTGCTGGCGGTGGGCGACGACGGGCGCTCGGAGGTGGTCGCGAGCTGGGGCGTGCCGGAGAAGGGGTACGGCGTGCCGGGCTCGCCCGACCCGCTCGTCCTGCACGGCGGCACCAGCCTCCCGCAGTCCGAGCTGAACCACTTCACCATCCAGACCTTCGACGGGAGGACCCTGGCGACCGTGACGGTCTGACGCCCGGCGACCGTGGCGGCCTGACAGCTCTCACAACGCCAGCAACAACGACCGCAGCTCGCTGACCTGCTTCGGCTCCGCGATCCCGTCCCACGGCGACAGGGCCGCCAGCCCCGCCTCCTGGTGCTCGGCGGCCCGCTCCCGCCGCAGCCTGGCCAGGTGCAGGTGGGCCAGCGCGGTGCTCACCCCGGCCGGGGGCAGCCGCGACTCGGCCTCCTCCAGCAGCGCCGCCACCGCGTCCGGCGCGTGCCCGGGGTCCTCCAGCATGATCCCGGCCAGGTGCACCAGGCAGCGGGCCCGCCCGATCTCGTCCGCGGTCCCGGCGTAGAGCCGCTCCGCCTCGTCCAGGTGCAGGCCGGCGTCGTGGCTCTGGCCCAGGTAGTGGTGGACCAGCGCGAGCAGCTCGCGGGCGTGCGCCTCGGTCGTGGGGTCGCCGGCCCGCCGCGCCAGGTCCAGCGCCTGGAACAGCACGACCCTGGCGTTGGCGTACAGCGTGCGGGCCTCGGGGCCGCGGCCGTCGTGGTCGAGCGTCTGGCTCCTGCGCATGAGCAGCGCCGCCACGTTCACCAGCCGCGTCGCCTGGCCGAGCACGTCGCCGCCGGCCAGCGCCTGCCCGTACCTGACCAGGGCGGACTCGACGGCGGTGAACTCGTCGCCGCCGGACAACAGGATCGCCGCGTGCGCGAGGTGCAGGTCGGCCGGCCACGACTCGACTCTGACGCGCAGCGCCGCCGCGCGGTCGAAGTGGCGGCGCGCGGCGCGCGGATCTCCCGTGGTGAGCAGGGTCGTGCACTGGCGCAGCTCGGCCGTGGCCTGCACCGGCTCCTCGCCGAGCGCCTCGGCGGCCCTGGCCAGCTCGGCCGCCGCGCGCAGCCGGTCCTCGTGCCGCTGTTCGAGCCGGAACCAGCTCTCCAGCGCGTCCGCGATCCGCGCGAGCGCGCGCCCGGTCCTGGGCGCCGGAGTCTTGCGGGCCAGCACCTGCAGCAGCACCCGGTCCTCCATCGCGAACCAGGTCCTGGCCTCCTCGGCGGGCAGCCGCCCGGCGTACGAACCGGCCTGCTCGGCGAAGTGCTCGGCCAGCCGCCGCCAGGCCGCCTCCTCCTGCGGCGTGCCCTCGGCGCCGCTGCCGCGGTACGCGCTCGACACCCGGACCCGGGTCATCCGCACGTTCTCCACCAGCCCGAGGTCGGCCAGCTCCGCGATCGCGTCCGTGGCGGACGGCACGCCGAGCAGCGCGGCGGCGGCCTGGTGGTCCACCTCGGCGACGGGCAGGCCGGCGAGCAGCACGAAGAGCTGCTTGGCCGTCGGCCTGAGCTGCTTGACGCTGAGGTTGAGCACGAAGTCGAGCGTGTCGGCTACGGGCAGGCTGCGCAGGTCGTCCACCAGTGTCTGGAGGGACACGCCCGGGTTGCCCGCCAGCCAGCGGCCGACCCTGACGATCTCCAGCGGGCTGCCCAGGCAGACGTCGACCAGCAGCTCCAGCGCCTTGGGGTCGCGGGCCACCCGCTCGGGGCCGATATGCCTGGCCAGCAGCGCCTGGCCCGCGTCGGGGGCGAGCGGCCCGAGCTGGATGGGCTCGACGTGCTGCGGCGGGGCGTCCGTGAGCGTGCCCGCCAGCACGATGTGCGCGCCGGGCACGCGGGTGGGCAGCCAGTCGACCTGGCTCCACGCGCTGACGTTGTCCAGCAGGAGCACCTGCCCGGTGCCGGTGAGCGCCTCGATCACCTGCGCGGTCGCGTCCTGGGGCTCCTGGATGGCGCCCGGCGGGCGGTTCAGCGTGCGCAGCACCCGCTGCGCCACGCTGAGCGGCGTCTCGGGGTGGTCCCTGTCGGGGCCGCGCAGGTCGGCGTAGCGCTGCTTGCGCGCCTCGCCCGCCAGGTCCCACGCCGCCTGGAGGGCCACGGTGGACGTGCCCATGCCGATGCCGCCCTGCACGACGACGATCCCGCGCTCCAGGGCCTCGTCCTTGATCCGCCGCAGCTCGGCGTCGCGGCCCACGAGCCCGTCGATCCTGTCGGGGAACGGCATGGCCACCGTGCCCGGGCGGGGCGGCGGCTCTCGGCGGCGGCGTACCCAGTAGGTGAGCGAGGCGGCCCCGAGCGGCACCAGCACCACGAGGACGACCAGCAGCCAGATCGGCAGCCCGCCGATGAGCTGCTTGATCAGCTCCTCCTGGAGGATCAGGACGGTGCCGCCCACCGTCAGCGCCCCGCCGACCCCCAGCTCGGGCAGGTGCGCCACGGCCCGCCGGTACAGCCGTGAGAGCCGGAAGCTCAGCCGCTCCCTGCGTGAGATGTCCGTCATCGGCGCACCCCCCGGGTCAGCCCCCGATACAGCCGGCGCGCGGTCAGCGCCAGCACGAGCACGGGCACCGCGGTGGCGATCACGGCCTGCGCCGCCAGCTGGCTCGCGGCGCTCATGAAGTGGCGGGCCTGCTCCAGCAGGATCAGCGGCAGGTGGTCGCCCGACGGCCAGTTGAGCAGCAGCCCGACCACCGCGTCGTTCCAGACCAGGACGAACGCCAGCACCCCGGCCAGCACCACGGCCGGGCGCGCCTCGCGGACGACGTGGAACAGCTCGTACCTGTCCCGCGCGAGCATCGGCGCGGGCACGCGGACGAACGCGTTGTGCAGCACCAGCACCGCCAGCGGGATCACCAGCGCCGCGTGCACGATGATCAGCGGGAGCGCGGCGCCGACGGGGCTCAGCCAGCGCTGCAGCGGCACGGCGAACGCCTGCGGCGGCAGCGCCGCCAGGGCCACCGAGACCAGCAGCACGGGCCGCCAGGCGCGGCGCGGCAGCAGGTGCTCGTGCGCCAGCACGTACGCCGCAGGCACCGCGGCCAGCAGCACCACGCACACCACCGCCACGGCCCGCAGCAACGTGGTGCCCAGAGCGCCGGTGAACGCGCTGTCGGACAGGGCCTCGGCGTACGAGGAGAGCGTCCACGGCTCGCCGTTCCACCACCCGGTGCGCGCGGCGGCGGCCGGCTCGCGCAGCGAGGTGAGCAGCAGCGCCGCGAACGGCAGCAGCCACACCACCGCCACCGCCCCGGCCAGCGGCCACAGCCGCCTGCTGCGGCCGGGGCGCGGCCGCGCGGCCGGGGCCGGGTCCGCCCAGCTCACCCGCCCGCGCAGGCCGAGCAGCGCCGGCGAGGCCAGCCCCGCCACCAGCAGGGACATCAGCACGGCCAGCGCGGCGGCCCCGGCGTCGCCCAGGTCGTCGTTGTGCCGCCACCAGTACAGCCCGCCGCCCTCCACCAGCGCCTGCGTCGAGCCCGGCACCCCCATCAGCACCAGGTCGAACACGCGGGCCGCCGCCACCAGCGCGAACAGGTACGCCAGCGCGGCGGGCCCGGCCAGCGCGGGCAGCACCACGGACCACAGCCGGCGCCGCCGCCCCACGCCGAACGCCCTGGCCATCCGCAGCAGGCTCGACGGCAGCCGGGCCAGGGCCTCGTGGAAGACCAGGAACGCGACCCCGGCGTACTGCCAGACGAACGCCACCCCGAGCACCAGCCAGATCCAGCCGGGCCCGAGGAAGGCCACGTCCCTGCCGAGCAGGGCGGCGGCCATGCCGCGCTCGCGGCTCGTGTCGAACAGCAGCCGGAAGATCGCTCCCGTGGTGAGCGGGGAGACCACGGCGGGCAGCACCAGGATGACGCGCATGACCAGGCCGAGCGCGCTGCCCGCGTTCCTGACCAGCCAGGCCAGGCCGAGGCCCACCGCGCACACGACCACGACCAGCACCCACCAGATCAGCGTGTTGCCGACCGCCTGCCAGGCCTGGCCGTCGCTGAGCACCTCCGGCCAGGCGCCGGGCCTGGAGAGACTGATGACCACCGTCACCAGGAGCGGGGCCAGGATCACGCCCGCCGACAGCAGCACCGCCAGCAGCAGGTAGAGCGCGGCCCGCCAGCGGCTGAGCCCCTGACCGGCCACCGGCACCCGGGCGTCGTGATGGGGGGCCACCTCGAACAGGAAGGCGTTCTGCTCGCTCATCGGGCGGCGCCCTCCACGATCTTCTCGCGGGCGGTGGCCGCGGCCGTGGCCGGCGCGACCGTGCCCACGGTGACGTCGGTGAACAGCTCGGTGAGCACCCGCCACAGCCCGCGCCCGTCGCCGCCCTCCAACCGGCCGATGAGCCGGTCCGACAGGTCGTAGTGGCGGTTGCGCGCACTGCTCAGCAGCCGCGCGGGCGCCCGCAGCAGCGGGTGCGACGGCTCCCTGTACGGGGTCAGGAAGCCGCCCTCGTCCACCCACGCGGTCAGCGCGTCGCGCTCGCCATCCGCGCGCGGCCTGGTCAGCCAGTTCACGAACGCCACGGCGTCCTGCCCGCCGCCGCGCATCGCCACCGCCACGTCACCCCCGACCACGAGCGGGGGCGGGCCGTTCCCGTGCTGGGGGAAGGGGAAGTGGGCGGCCACGTCCCGGCCGCCGTACAGCTCGATGACCGGCAGCGCGAAGTCGGGCGCGGCGACCACGTCGGCGGTGCGGTAGCTGAAGACTTCGAGGATCGAGTCGTGGAACTGCATGGTCAGCGCCCGCCGGCCCTGGTCGTGGGTGAACGCCTCACGCCAGATCGTGGCCAGCAGGGTGAGCGCCTCGGTGACCTTGGCCACGCCCCACCACGCCTGGTTGCCCGGCTGCGCCGGCGGGAAGAGCCCGTCGTAGACCTCGGGGGCGTAGGCGAGCAGCACGTTCTCGAACCAGTCGCTGAGCACCCACCCGTCGGCCGCGCCGATCGCCAGCGTGCCGGGGCGGGGCTGCCAGGCGGTCAGGCTCGCCGGCGCCCGCTGCTCGCCCGCGCGGTGCCACACGAGCGACTTGTTCGCGAGCTTGAACCAGGCGCCGAGCTCCTCCTGGCTCCCGTACGGGGTCACCAGCCGCCGCCAGAACTCCGGCTGCGCGTGCCCGCCGGTCCTGGGCCGGATGCGGGGCCGCACCACGGGGTCGAAGAGCAGCCCCAGCCGGGGGATCACCGCCACGTCGGGGATGACGTCCTCGGCGGGGCCGCGCAGCAGCGCGCTGATGTTGTCGCCCGCCGAGTAGACGCTGACGGGCCGCCGGTATCGCGCCACGTACGCGTCCACCACGCGCAGGAAGCGGCGTAACTCCGCGCCGCTCCAGACCACCGCCACCCGCAACGGCGCCTGCCCCGCGCAACCGGCCACCGTGACGGCGGGGACGGCGGCCAGGAACGCCCTACGGCTCATCGACATCGGTGATCTCCCAGATGCAGGAAGGGGAGGCGAGGCTGGCCACCCTGGTGCCGTCGTCGGTCACGACGAGCACGGCCAGCCCGGGATCGGCACGCAACGCGCCGCTCACCGCCGCGTGGCACGGCCCGCAGCCCGTCCGGTCCTCGATCACCACCACCTTCACGGGCAGCGGCCGGCACAGGACCCGCGCCAGCGCGACGCTCAGCCGCTCGTCGTGGGCCAGCTCGTGCGGCCTGGAGCGCAGGAAGCCCTGGATGTCCATCCGCCTGGCCATGAACGCGATCCGGCCCTGCACGAACGACGGCGCCAGGTCGTCACGCGCGGCCAGCGCCAGGTTGCGCTCGACGGTCAGGTGCGGCAGCAGCCCCGCACCGGCCGGGACCAGCCCGATCTCGCGCTCCGCGGGCAGCCGCATGGTGATCTCGTGCCCGCCGATCCCGATCCGGCCGCCGACGGGCATCTCCAGGCCGAGCAGGAGGTCGGTGAACGCGTCGGCCCCGGCGGGCTCCCGGGCCACCACCACGGCGGTCTGCCCGGGGCCGAGCATCAGCGGGTCGGGTGACAGGCGGCGCCGGGCTCCCCGCGTGTCCCAGGTGAGACCGTCGATCTCCAGAAGTGGCACGTCCGCAACCGCCGTCGAGTCGGGATGTCATCCGCCCCGACGTTCGCACAAACCGGGCCCTGCGGCAACGTGATTGATCCATTCCGCTACGTGTTCAGGAAGAGGCAGAAGGGATGGCCGTCGGGGTCGAAGTGCACCAGCACGTCCTGCTGCGGCTGGTGCTCGGCCACCGTCGCGCCCAGCTCGACGGCCCTGGCGCTGCTCCCGGCCAGGTCGTCCACCTCGATGTCCAGGTGCGCCATCATCTGCTGGGCTCCCGGCCGGGCGGGCCAGGTCGGCCGCACGTACTGGGGGTCGGTGGAGAACGACAGCCCGGCCCCGCCGCCCGGCGGCCTGAGGACGACCCAGCCCGGCTCCTCGTCCGCCACCTCCCAGCCCAGCAGGGCGCGGTAGAAGGCGGCCAGCGCGTTGGCGTCGGGCGTCTCCAGCACGGTGGCGGACAGTCTCACATCGGCTCCCTGGGTCCGGAGAAGTGGGTGCTGAACCAGTCTCGGGCATGCCCGGCCACGGCCTCCAGCGCGCCGGGCTCCTCGAACAGGTGCGTCGCCCCCGGCACGACCGTGATCCTGCTGTCCGCGCGCAGGCGCCGCCGCGCCTCCTCGTTCAGCCCCACGACCACCGGGTCGCGCCCGCCCACGACGAGCAGGGTCGGCGCGCGGACCGCCGCCAGCCGGTCCCCGGCCAGGTCGGGCCGCCCGCCGCGCGAGACGATCGCGGCGACCGGGTTGTCCGGCTCGGCCGCCGCCCACAGGGCCGCCGCCGCGCCGGTGCTGGCGCCGAAGTAGCCGACCGGCAGGCCCTTGGTCCCGGGCTGCTCGCGTACCCAGGCGGTGCGCTCCAGCAGCCGCCCGGCCAGCAGCGGGATGTCGAAGACGTTCGCCCTGTCGGCCTCCTCCTCGGGAGTGAGCAGGTCGAACAGGAGCGTGCCCAGCCCGTTCTCGTTGAGCGCGCCCGCCACGTAACGGTTGCGCGGGCTGTGCCGGCTGCTGCCGCTGCCGTGCGCGAACAGCACGATGCCCTGAGCGGCGTCAGGAACGATCAGATCGCCGGACATGCGTCACCTCCTCCACTGCCGCGACCCTGCCGCTACCCGCTCAACGGCGGCTCTATCAGCGACGATGCTGGGCAGGGCTGTGAACATGGAGACCGAAACGGGGCGCGGGCGCGAGGTGCCCGGCTCCCCGCTCGAACGCATCGCGTCGGGCGGGGCGGCGGCGCTCGCCCGCGTGCGGAGCATGGGGATCGGGCGCTGGCTGCGCATGGAGCGCGAGGTGCTGGCCCAGACGGTGAAGGTGACGGTGGCGTGCTCGGTGGCCTGGTGGCTGGCCGCGTACGTGCTCAAGGTGGACCTGCCGGTCCTCGTGCCCATCGGCGTCCTGCTGACGGTCTCCGCGACCGCGTACAGCACGCTGGTGCGCGGCGGCCAGCAGATCCTGGCCGTGGTGGTCGGCGTCGGCGCGGCCACGGCGCTGATCTGGCTGATCGGCGCGAACGTGGTGACGCTGGCCGTGCTGGTGGTGGCCGGCCTGGTCCTGACGCGCCTGCTGAACCTGCCCGCCCAGAACGTCCAGATCCCCATCACCGCGCTGCTGGTGTTCGCGCTCGGCAGCACGTACGGCTTCGCCCGCCTCGCGGACGTGCTCCTCGGCGCCGGTATCGGCATCGCGGCCAACCTCCTGGTCATGCCGCCCCGCTTCGTGGACAAGGCGGGCAAGGAGCTGTGCGGCCTGTCCGCCGAGCTGGCCGGCCTGGCCGAGGACATGTCGCACGGCCTGCGGGACGGCTGGGACCGGGAGATGGCCGGCGACTGGCTGGACCGGGCACGCGAGCTGTCCCAGCGCTTGGAGGACACCGAGCAGGCCGCGGAGCAGGCGGCGGAGTCCGTACGGCTGTCGCCGCGCCGCCGCCGCTACGACCGCCGCCTGCGCCAGGTGGCCGAGGCCGCCACCTGCCTCGACCACGCCTGTCACCAGCTCCGAGGCATCGCCAGGGGCCTGGTGGACCTCATCGCCGGCGTGCGCGGCCTGCCGGGGGAGCGCGGCGCCGACCTGCCCGAGCCGCTGGCGGACGAGCTGGCTGCGCTGTCGCGGGTGTTCAGGGACTTCGGCATGCTGCAGGTCGGCCACGGGCGCCAGGAGGACATGGACGACCTGTGCGCCGCGCTCGACGACGGGGAGCGCCAGCAGCGGCGGCTGGCCGACGAGTTCCACCGCACCCGGCACGTGGAGCTGCGCTCGCTGCAGGGGGCGCTGCTGGACGACTGCGCGCGCATCCGCCACGAGTTCGACCCCGACACCGGCCCGCACCGGGCGGCCTTCCCGAAGCAGGACTGATGGCCCACGCCCCTCAGCCCGTGCGGCGCGGCCGCCCGGCGGTGATCATGGCATACTGCTCGAATGTCCGATTTCGCCGAGTTTCAAGCGAGGGGACGCGCGACCCTGCTGTCCGGTGGGGCCACCCACGACACCCCCATGGTGGAGGGCGCGCCGCGCTGGGGCCTGGGTGCGGTGCTGCGCCCCGAGGGCGAGGTGGTGGACCGGCTGACGGCGCTGGCCGCCACGATCGACGCCCCCGGCCACTGGGTGCACGGCGGCCGGACCCTGCACGTCACGCTCAGGTCGCTGGAGCCGTACCGGGCCCGGATCCCCGTGCACGACCCGCTGCGCCGCGCGTACGCGGCGGCGCTGGAGGAGGCGGCGCAGGGGCTGCCCTCGGCGCAGGTGCGGCTGGCGGGCGTGAGCGCCCACCAGGGCGGCATCCTGGTGGGCGCCCGTCCGGAGGACGAGACCCTGGCCGCGCTGCGCAAGCGCTACGCCCACGCGCTGGAGTCGCGCGGCGTCCGCGACCTGGAGCACGGCCGCGTCCGCGACCTCTGGTACGTCAGCCTCGTGCACTTCGCGGCCCCGCTCACCAACGCCCGCGAGCTCGTCCAGTGGTGCGACGCCCACGCGGACGCCGACCTCGGGACGGCCGAGCTGCGCACGGCGGAGATCGTCCAGTTCGTGCACACGGGCCACGGCGTCCGGGTGGAGTCCCTGGAGCGCGCCGTCCTCGGCGGAGGCGGCGGGGTGCCGCCCCGGCCCCATTCCTGAGGCGGCACCCCGCCACCGGCTCTCAGCCGAGCAGCAGCGCCGTCACGAACTGCAGCAGGTGCCAGGCCACGTAGGCGCTCAGCGAGCAGAACGCCCACTCCTTGCCCTGGCCGATCCGCGCGATCCAGCGCAGCTCCTCGGCCGGCTCCCGCCGCACCCGCAGGGTCCGCGACACCAGGTACGCCGACAGCAGCCAGGCGGCTCCCGACCCCACGGCGAGCACGGCCGAGATGACCAGCAGCACCGGCGAGGAGGAGACCTCCCCGGCGGCGGGGACCTGGTGCACCCAGGCCCCCAGGAGCCCGGCGAGCAGCCCGACGGTGATCCGTCTGTCCTTGCGCGCCTGTCGCTTGAGCCACTGAAGGTCTCGCCGCAGATGGTTCTTGAGCATCCGGATCACCTCCGTTGTGCGAGCTGGTGTCACCAGCTAACGGGAGCGGCCGGAGAAGATCTGCGACCTCAGGGCCGAGATTTGACGACTTTTGTCGACTTTTCAGGGAGAAGCCGGAGTTCTTCCGCCACCTGCTTCGCCTCGAAGACGTCACCCACCTCTTCCAGGGTGCGCACGGCCTCCCGGAGCTGGGAGACGGCCGCCCACCGGTGCCCGAGTCGGGCCGAGACGAGGCCCAGCGCCCGCAGCGCGCAGCCGAGGTCGCGCCGGGTGCCGCACTCCCGGTGCACGTCCGTGGCCTGCCGGGCGCAGACCACGGCCTCGTCCGGCCTGTCCAGGTCCAGCAGCACCAGGGCCAGCGTGGTGAGTGTCGCCGCCCACCGGTCGCGGGTGCCGGTCTCGTGCTGCAGCTCGACCGCCTCCCTGGCGGGCTCCAGCGCCTGCGCCGAGCGGCCCGCCGCGAGCAGCGCCTGCGCCATCGACAGCAGGGCGCTGCCCCGGTTGTCGCGCAGCTCCTCTCTGATCGCCAGCGCCGCCCTGGCCGCCCGCAGCGCCGCCTTGGGCTGCCCCAGCGACAGGTACGTGTACGTCAGCGTCTCCTGCACGTCGGCCTCGGCCCGCCGGTTCCCGTGGCCCTGCACGATGTCCAGGGCTTCGAGCGCGTACACGAAGGCCACCTGCGGCCGCCCCTGCCGCCGCCGCACCCGCGCCAGCCGGTTCAGCATGCGTGCCTCGATGGGCCCGTCGCGGATCACCCGGCTGATCGCCAGCGCCTGGCTCAGGTAGTCGTCGGCGCGCAGGTAGTCCGACAGCCGCCAGTGCACCAGCCCGATGTCGCCGAGCGTCTCGGCCTTGCCCTGCTCGTGGTGCAGCTCGACCTGCACCGTCAGGGCCTGCTCGTAGAAGGCGAGTGCCTCGTCGTAGCGGGAGCCGTTGCGGGCGATGCGGCCCAGCGCGCACAGGGCCCGGCCGCAGCCGTACTGGTCGCCGGTCGCGGTGTAGCCGGCCAGCGCGCGCTCGGCGTCGCGCCGGGCGTCGTGCGGCAGCCGCAGCAGGTCGTAGATCTCGGCCAGGCACAGCAGCGTCTCGGCCTCGGCGTGCTCGTCGCCCAGCTCGTGGCAGATCGACAGCGCCTCCAGGCCCTCCGACAGCGCGGCGTTCGGCTCGCCCAGGTTGCGCTGCACGGTGGCCAGGATGATCAGGCTCTGCGCGGTGCCGCGCCGGTCGCCGAGCTCCTCGCGCACGTCGAGGGCCTGGCCGGCGTGGAGCAGGGCCAGCTCGTAGCGCTCCTGCGACAGGTGCAGCCGCGACAGCGTGTGCAGGCAGCTCGCCACCCCGGCCGGGTCGTCGATCTCCCGGTAGAGGTCGAGCGCCTCGCCGGCGTACCGCAGCGCGTCCTCGCTGTTGCCGGCGATGCCGTGCACCTCGGCCAGCTCGTTCAGCGCCCGCGCCTGGCCCTCGCGGTCGCCCAGCTCGGCGAAGTCGGCCAGCGCCTCGCCGATGAGCCTGGCGGCCAGCGTGGAGGGGCCGATGTCGCGGTGCAGGGTGCCCAGGCGGCTGCGCATGAGCGCGACGGCCCGCCGGTTGCCCACCTGCATGGCCGAGGTCAGCCCGCCCTGCTGCACCTCCAGGTTGTTCTCGTAGAAGCGCAGCCGCCTGAACGGCTCGAACACCGCCTCGGCCAGCCGCCAGGCCATGCCGTGCGCGCCGCTCTCGCCGGCCAGCCGCACGGCCGACACCAGCGAGCGCCGCTCGGCCTCGAACCACTCGCGCGGCGTCCCCGGGTCCGTCGCCACCGCCAGGTAGTGATCCAGCAGCCGCGCCCTGGCCTCCCGCACGCCCGCCTCCGCGTGCCTGCCCAGCTCCCTGGCCAGCCGCTTGACCAGGTCGTGCACCCGGTAACGCGGCCCGGGCAGCGGCTCCACCAGGTACGCCCGGTGCAGCCCCGCCACCGCGACCACCGCCTCGCTCACCGGCACGCCCAGCGCCGCGGCCAGCACCTCGGGCGTGAAGTCCCGCCCCGGCAGCAGCCCGACGTGCCGGAACGCCCGCCGCTGCGCCGGGCTCAGCGACTCGTACGCCAGGTTGAGCGCCTTGGTGAACGCCTCCTCCGGATCGCCGACCAGCAGCAGGCCGGGCCGGCGCAGCTCCTGCGTCCTGGACCGGACGCTGAGCCCGGGATTCTCGGCCAGCTTGGCCGCCGAGATGCGCAGCGCGAACGGGTGGTAGGAGCACACCCGCGCCAGCTCGGCCAGCGCGTCGCGGTCGGCGGCCCGCGGTGAGTCCTCGCCCAGCACCGCGACCAGCAGCGCCACCGCGTTGCCCGGGTCGAGCACCGGCAGGTCCATCAGGTCGGCGTGCCCGGTGGCGCGCAGCGGCGCCATCCTGGTCCTGCTGGTGACCAGCACCACGCAGTCCTTGCTGCCCGGCAGCAGCGTCCGCACCTGCGCGGGGTCGGCGGCGTTGTCGAGGATGAGCAGCAGCCGCCGCCCGGCGATCCTGCTGCGGTAGAGCAGCATCAGCTCGGCCTCGTCCGAGGCGGGCTCGCCGATGCCGAGCGAGCGCAGGATCTGCCCGAGTGCCTCGACGGTGCTCATCGGCGGCTGGCTCGGCGACTGGCCCCGCAGGTCGATCACGATCTGCCCGTCGGGGAACCGGTCGGCGTGCAGGTGCCCCCAGTGCGTCGCCAGCGCGGTCTTGCCCACGCC
The nucleotide sequence above comes from Nonomuraea gerenzanensis. Encoded proteins:
- a CDS encoding tetratricopeptide repeat protein; the protein is MGLFGSLVDEGARPRVYHRNETMCSPLRPDHNLYLIDSGYAREYTPAGGLDALHDLRGAGDLVGELAFWSPADRVRVDALTEVRARPIDLRRLREHASGSPAVANALVQELFARNVAARRHEALSRAPVAARLAVWLLHLDERYELGSEQAPPLTMETLAGLVGSSADVVQRQITQWTQRGWLVRLRYRRLRVADPAALRGAAGGYEHLSAPWAGRVPPFLVRPAGPAEPLPVGEVPKPRQLPADMPDFIGRQQSLDLLTAWLERPRRTNTMVVQGLPGVGKTALATHWGHLHADRFPDGQIVIDLRGQSPSQPPMSTVEALGQILRSLGIGEPASDEAELMLLYRSRIAGRRLLLILDNAADPAQVRTLLPGSKDCVVLVTSRTRMAPLRATGHADLMDLPVLDPGNAVALLVAVLGEDSPRAADRDALAELARVCSYHPFALRISAAKLAENPGLSVRSRTQELRRPGLLLVGDPEEAFTKALNLAYESLSPAQRRAFRHVGLLPGRDFTPEVLAAALGVPVSEAVVAVAGLHRAYLVEPLPGPRYRVHDLVKRLARELGRHAEAGVREARARLLDHYLAVATDPGTPREWFEAERRSLVSAVRLAGESGAHGMAWRLAEAVFEPFRRLRFYENNLEVQQGGLTSAMQVGNRRAVALMRSRLGTLHRDIGPSTLAARLIGEALADFAELGDREGQARALNELAEVHGIAGNSEDALRYAGEALDLYREIDDPAGVASCLHTLSRLHLSQERYELALLHAGQALDVREELGDRRGTAQSLIILATVQRNLGEPNAALSEGLEALSICHELGDEHAEAETLLCLAEIYDLLRLPHDARRDAERALAGYTATGDQYGCGRALCALGRIARNGSRYDEALAFYEQALTVQVELHHEQGKAETLGDIGLVHWRLSDYLRADDYLSQALAISRVIRDGPIEARMLNRLARVRRRQGRPQVAFVYALEALDIVQGHGNRRAEADVQETLTYTYLSLGQPKAALRAARAALAIREELRDNRGSALLSMAQALLAAGRSAQALEPAREAVELQHETGTRDRWAATLTTLALVLLDLDRPDEAVVCARQATDVHRECGTRRDLGCALRALGLVSARLGHRWAAVSQLREAVRTLEEVGDVFEAKQVAEELRLLPEKSTKVVKSRP
- a CDS encoding zf-HC2 domain-containing protein, with amino-acid sequence MTEVHHEDVAAYALGLLSEEERAAFERHLDGCGSCASEVGSFAAMGELIKGVHPDDLLPHPPDPQVESLLVHRAAKERRRRSLHRGFLTAAACLVVAAGVFLAVSSVTSGPNPDSIHGPARELLMTGRTYSVTDPATGVTGLVGLEDKGWGTHVALELKGVKGPLQCRLLAVGDDGRSEVVASWGVPEKGYGVPGSPDPLVLHGGTSLPQSELNHFTIQTFDGRTLATVTV
- a CDS encoding ATP-binding cassette domain-containing protein, whose protein sequence is MPLLEIDGLTWDTRGARRRLSPDPLMLGPGQTAVVVAREPAGADAFTDLLLGLEMPVGGRIGIGGHEITMRLPAEREIGLVPAGAGLLPHLTVERNLALAARDDLAPSFVQGRIAFMARRMDIQGFLRSRPHELAHDERLSVALARVLCRPLPVKVVVIEDRTGCGPCHAAVSGALRADPGLAVLVVTDDGTRVASLASPSCIWEITDVDEP
- a CDS encoding FUSC family protein, whose amino-acid sequence is METETGRGREVPGSPLERIASGGAAALARVRSMGIGRWLRMEREVLAQTVKVTVACSVAWWLAAYVLKVDLPVLVPIGVLLTVSATAYSTLVRGGQQILAVVVGVGAATALIWLIGANVVTLAVLVVAGLVLTRLLNLPAQNVQIPITALLVFALGSTYGFARLADVLLGAGIGIAANLLVMPPRFVDKAGKELCGLSAELAGLAEDMSHGLRDGWDREMAGDWLDRARELSQRLEDTEQAAEQAAESVRLSPRRRRYDRRLRQVAEAATCLDHACHQLRGIARGLVDLIAGVRGLPGERGADLPEPLADELAALSRVFRDFGMLQVGHGRQEDMDDLCAALDDGERQQRRLADEFHRTRHVELRSLQGALLDDCARIRHEFDPDTGPHRAAFPKQD
- a CDS encoding ABC transporter permease subunit, whose amino-acid sequence is MSEQNAFLFEVAPHHDARVPVAGQGLSRWRAALYLLLAVLLSAGVILAPLLVTVVISLSRPGAWPEVLSDGQAWQAVGNTLIWWVLVVVVCAVGLGLAWLVRNAGSALGLVMRVILVLPAVVSPLTTGAIFRLLFDTSRERGMAAALLGRDVAFLGPGWIWLVLGVAFVWQYAGVAFLVFHEALARLPSSLLRMARAFGVGRRRRLWSVVLPALAGPAALAYLFALVAAARVFDLVLMGVPGSTQALVEGGGLYWWRHNDDLGDAGAAALAVLMSLLVAGLASPALLGLRGRVSWADPAPAARPRPGRSRRLWPLAGAVAVVWLLPFAALLLTSLREPAAAARTGWWNGEPWTLSSYAEALSDSAFTGALGTTLLRAVAVVCVVLLAAVPAAYVLAHEHLLPRRAWRPVLLVSVALAALPPQAFAVPLQRWLSPVGAALPLIIVHAALVIPLAVLVLHNAFVRVPAPMLARDRYELFHVVREARPAVVLAGVLAFVLVWNDAVVGLLLNWPSGDHLPLILLEQARHFMSAASQLAAQAVIATAVPVLVLALTARRLYRGLTRGVRR
- a CDS encoding VOC family protein; translated protein: MRLSATVLETPDANALAAFYRALLGWEVADEEPGWVVLRPPGGGAGLSFSTDPQYVRPTWPARPGAQQMMAHLDIEVDDLAGSSARAVELGATVAEHQPQQDVLVHFDPDGHPFCLFLNT
- a CDS encoding dienelactone hydrolase family protein, with the protein product MSGDLIVPDAAQGIVLFAHGSGSSRHSPRNRYVAGALNENGLGTLLFDLLTPEEEADRANVFDIPLLAGRLLERTAWVREQPGTKGLPVGYFGASTGAAAALWAAAEPDNPVAAIVSRGGRPDLAGDRLAAVRAPTLLVVGGRDPVVVGLNEEARRRLRADSRITVVPGATHLFEEPGALEAVAGHARDWFSTHFSGPREPM